Within Runella rosea, the genomic segment ATCAAAATATTTCTTAACCACAGAGTTTGTCATAGTCTCCAACTTCCCCGTCACCCGACGATGTTGCTGAAGCGAAAAGGCATCGGATATGAGTGAATTGCGAAAATTAATTACGTCGGGGGCGGCAAACATGTACGTACTCACGGCAAAAAAGATACCTACGACGGTCATTCCTGCCGTCAGTATTTTCTGACCTCGTTGGGGCAAAATCAATAAAAATGTTACATACAACGCAACCACTGACATTACAGAGTAAATCATGTATCGAGCGGGGGTTTCGAGGGTATCTACGGCCCGCGCCGTAGCCACGCCCAACCCCGTTACGAGCAGCCAAGCAAGCAACGCTAAAAGCGATAAATTAACAGGTGTATTCGTAAAAACAGGTAACATCTTGCCTTTCGAGCGAGGAGCTATCAACTTTTTAACGTATTCTACCCCCAACCAAAGTGCTAAACCAAGCAATGAAAGCGTAATTCCCACGCCCAAAACCGCTACTTCTGGCAGGCGACCACGGAAATAGGAAGCGCACGAACCAAAAAACGACACAATGGTTAAAGCGGAGTTTCTTACGCTTTTTTCCTGACCTAAAGACCCAAAACCGAAGGGATAGTACCAATAAAATAAAACGGTAGTTAAGATACAGGCAGCCAACCAAATAATAGCTTTTTTGTACCGTGTTTGAAGCAGCGGAATGACCAATCCAACGTACATTCCAAAAAGCCCGTTTCCGTTGGTATAGGTCAATAAATATCCCCCAATAATAGCCCCCGTAAACGCCCAATTATTTTTTTTCGACAATAAAAAATAGGTCAATAATCCAATGGCAAATGAAGCGGTATATTGCCACAGTGCCGCCGCCCAAAAAATATTTTCATGATACGCTGGCGTAAACAAAAATAGGGCCACTGGCAACGCATACCAAAACGACAAACAATTGACCGACAGTATCTTCCAAAAATACGCAAACAAGCCAATAACCAACCCACTGCCCACCAAAATCAGCGTCCGGTAGTTGGCTTCTCCCGTCATTAGATAATCCAGCCAAAACACCAATTTGGCCGTAATCACCCCGTGTCCGTTGTGTTTGTACTCCAATTCTTGCATAAAATGCAGGGCATTCGGAGCATTGATAAACTTAATGATGTATTCTAAATACGCATAATCATCAAAATAAGGGACATTTACCGCATTTTGGCCCACAAAACGATAAAATAGGAAGGCAACAATAAGTACTGTGAAAGCAGCAAAGACATTTAAAATTTTCATGCGTACGACACTTGGCGAGCCCGCAAAGATAGCTTATTTTTGCAAAAATGACTTCTATGAAACGTTATCTGTACATAGTCCGCCACGCTAAAGCGGAAGATAGTTCTTCATTCTTTGGAGATTTCGACCGCGAGCTTACTTCATCAGGTACCATTGATGCGGCCCGCATGGGGAAGTTTCTGGCCGACAAGGGCCTGAAACCAGACTTGTTGGTGAGCAGTTCGGCGGCTCGTGCGTTTCAGACGGCCCGCATCATGGCCGAACAGCTTCATTACGAATATGAAGCCATCAAAACCACCCGCGACCTGTACGATAACGGCCCTAAAGCCTACCTTGCCGCCGTCAATACGGCCCCAGAGAAATGCCGCCATCTGATGGTATTTGGTCATAATCCTGACATCACTTACTTTGCCGAATACCTTACCAATTATGACATCGGCTCCATGTCAAAAGGCTCGGTTGTCACCGTTGAATTTGCCAATTTAGATTGGGAAGAAATTTCTTCAAGAACGGGAAAATTCATCAGCTACGACGCTCCAAAACACTTAAAACAATAAGAACATCTGTTCTCACTTTTGCCTTTGGCAACTCCCCAATGAATCGAAATCGTAAAATATTTATTATCGTCAGCGTTGTTTTTGTAGCCATTGTGGCTTTTTTTGCCATCGACATGGCAAGACGCACCACCGCACCATGGAACAAGAAA encodes:
- a CDS encoding SixA phosphatase family protein; this encodes MKRYLYIVRHAKAEDSSSFFGDFDRELTSSGTIDAARMGKFLADKGLKPDLLVSSSAARAFQTARIMAEQLHYEYEAIKTTRDLYDNGPKAYLAAVNTAPEKCRHLMVFGHNPDITYFAEYLTNYDIGSMSKGSVVTVEFANLDWEEISSRTGKFISYDAPKHLKQ